The genomic window CCGCACCCACAAAGGTAGCAGCACCCACATTGTAATAAAAACCCTTCCTCTGAAAAGTCCCCGCACAACCCCCAAGATAGTCAAGGGTTTCAAAAAGAATAACATCCTTTCCCATATGAGAGAGAAGTGAGGAAGCCAAAACACCACCTATACCACCACCAACTACTGCGTAGTCAAACATAAATAAAATATTCCGAGATAGAAATATTAGATTGAAGCGTATGCTATAAAGGTTTAAAAGCACTTTCTTTCAGTTAACGACCTTATCCCCCTAAGCCCTATGTCCCTTCTGTAATGCATGCCCTCAAACCTTATCTTCTCAACCGCCTTGTAAGCCCTTTCCCTTGCTTCCTGTAAGTCCCTTCCCCAAGCACATACATTCAAAACCCTTCCACCCCTTGTGTATATTTTGCCATTCCTTTCCTCCGTTCCAGCATGGAAAAGCACTATATCCTCTAATTTTTCCACTTCCTCAAGCCCCAAGACCTCCTTACCATCCTCTGGCTTTTCTGGATAGCCCTTGCTTGCAAGGACTACGCACAGGGTATGCCTTGGGTCTATATCAAGGCTTATATCCTTGCCTTCATAAAAATCAAGCAGAGTTTGGAGGAAGTCTTCCCTTAGCCTCATAAGAAGTGGCTGGGCTTCTGGGTCTCCAAGCCTTGCGTTAAACTCTAACACCTTTGGTCCTCTATGGGTAAGCATAAGCCCCACATACAGAAAGCCCCTGTAGTATATGCCCTCTCTCTTTAGACCTTCTATTACCCTTTCTACTATCTGCTCCCTTATGGCTTTCTCTGTATCTTCGTCCACAAAAGGATTGGGTGAGTATGCTCCCATGCCACCTGTGTTTGGACCCATATCACCGTCAAGAAGTCTTTTGTGGTCTTGAGAGGTAGGCAGAGGTAGGTATCTGTCTCCATTGAGAAGCACTATGTAAGAGGCTTCTTCACCTTCAAGGTATTCTTCTATAATCACCCTTGACCCCGCTTCGCCAAGACTTTTTCTTACCATTAGCCTTTCTATGGCTTGCATAGCTTCTTCTTGGCTCTTACAAACCACCACCCCCTTACCACTTGCAAGCCCATCCGCCTTTATAACCACTGGAACACCAAAATCCTTCACAAAATTCCTCGCCTTTTGTGGGTCTTCAAATACATGAAACTCTGCGGTGGGTATACCATGCCTTTGCATAAACTCCTTAGCAAAGACCTTACTCCCCTCAAGCATAGAAGCCCTCTGAGAGGGTCCAAAGACCCTTAGACCCCTCCTTTCAAACTCGTCCACAAGACCAGCACACAAGGGTGCCTCTGGTCCAACCACCGTAAAGTCAATACCTTCTCTTTGGGCAAAGTCCGCGAGGGCTTTTATGTCTGTAGGCTCTATGGGTATATTTCTGGCTATCCTTGAAGTGCCAGCATTTCCCTTAGCACAATAAAGAGCTTTTATCAAAGGACTTTGAGACAGCTTCCATGCTATGGCGTGCTCCCTACCACCATTGCCGACCACTAAAACCTTCACAATTCAATTATACCAAAACTCTCTCCTTTGCTATTCTAAGAAAGTTTTCAAGAAGTTTCATACCTTCTTCTGAAAGAACGGATTCTGGATGAAACTGGACACCAAAGAGAGGATACTCCACATGTTGGATACCCATTATTTCATCGTCTTCAGACCACGCGGTTATCTTTAAAACCTCTGGCAGGGTGCTCTTGTCTATGACAAGAGAATGATATCTTACCGCAGTAAAAGGGTTTTTGAGACCTTCGAAGATGCCCTCGCCTGTGTGTGTTATCTGAGAAGTCTTGCCATGCATAAGCCTTTTTGCCCTCACTATCCTTGCCCCAAAGGCATAGCCTATAGACTGATGACCCAAGCAAACACCCAGTATGGGTATTTCCCTGTAAAACTCCCTTATGACATCCACAGATATGCCTGCTTCCTTTGGAGTGCAGGGTCCAGGAGATATCACAATAGCATCTGGCTTTGCCCTTCTTATGTCCTCAAGGCTTATCTCATCGTTTCTTCTTACAGCCACATCCGCAGAAAGCATCTGCAGGTATTGCACCAAGTTGTAGGTAAAGGAATCATAGTTGTCTATCATAAGGACTCGCATGAGGATTAAAATATAAACCTACGGATGTATAGGTCAATTCTGTATGGCATACTCCTTACCCTCCTATTTGTGGGCGGTTCATTGGTCTATATAGTCAAGAAGACTTTTACAAAGGACTTTTTTAACGTGCTTATCCATGCGGACAAGAAGTATATGCTCCTTTCACTTTTGTTTATGTTTCTCTACCATAGCTTTGACAACATTAGGCTTTTTGTGCTTTCAAGGGCTATGAAGCTGAGGTATTCCTTCCTTTACGGTTATATGGTTTCTTTTATAAACACTTTTGGAGCAACCATAACGCCTGCCCACATGGGTGGTGAGTTCATGTCCATGTATACCCTCTCAAGGAAAGGCGGAAAACTTCACAAAGTTATGAGTATCGTCACTATGAAGACCATAACAGGGATGACCTTTTTTATTCTGGCTTTGCCTTATGCCTTTATCTATCTTTATAAAAACCCTTCTCATGGAGTAAGGATAATCTACATTCTGTTCTTTTTCTTAAGCTTGGGCTTGATTTTATACTCACTCTTCAGACTACTTTTTAACAGAAAAACCGCACAAAACCAGAAGTTTATGCAAAGACTGATATATACCTTTAAGAAATACCTTGTAGTTTCAAAGATATTTTTAAGGGATAAAAAGGGGAGCATATTAATTGCCTCTATAAGCAGTGTGCTTTTGTATATATCCTTTTTGGCGTCTGGTGCCTTTCTTCTAAAGAGCTTTAACCCAGAACCTAAGTTATTAAATCTTATAGAACACCAGCTTATGCTGTTGTATGCCATATTTATAAGTCCAACTCCGGGTGGAAGTGGTGTGGGGGAGGTGGGGGCATTGTATGCCTTTGAACCCTTCTTAGAGCTTTCTCTTCTTGGAGGCTTTTCCTTGCTTTGGAGGTTTATAACTCAGTATTTGAGTGCCATAATTGGAGGCTTTTTGCTAGCCTTCCTTCTTATAAAGGATGCTAAAAGGTTTAAAGATGCTTGAAAGCCTCAATCCATACCTTTGGGCAGTCAAACTTAGAAACTGGGCTTATGACTCAGGTCTTATGGCTCAATGCGAAGTTTCTGTTCCTGTTATTTCAGTTGGTAATCTGTCTGTGGGAGGAAGTGGGAAAAGCTCCTTGGTTAGGTATATAGCCAACGTGCTTTCTGAGAACCTAAGGGTATGCATCCTTTCAAGAGGCTACAAAAGGAGCACAAAGGGAACA from Hydrogenobacter sp. T-8 includes these protein-coding regions:
- the purD gene encoding phosphoribosylamine--glycine ligase — translated: MKVLVVGNGGREHAIAWKLSQSPLIKALYCAKGNAGTSRIARNIPIEPTDIKALADFAQREGIDFTVVGPEAPLCAGLVDEFERRGLRVFGPSQRASMLEGSKVFAKEFMQRHGIPTAEFHVFEDPQKARNFVKDFGVPVVIKADGLASGKGVVVCKSQEEAMQAIERLMVRKSLGEAGSRVIIEEYLEGEEASYIVLLNGDRYLPLPTSQDHKRLLDGDMGPNTGGMGAYSPNPFVDEDTEKAIREQIVERVIEGLKREGIYYRGFLYVGLMLTHRGPKVLEFNARLGDPEAQPLLMRLREDFLQTLLDFYEGKDISLDIDPRHTLCVVLASKGYPEKPEDGKEVLGLEEVEKLEDIVLFHAGTEERNGKIYTRGGRVLNVCAWGRDLQEARERAYKAVEKIRFEGMHYRRDIGLRGIRSLTERKCF
- a CDS encoding anthranilate synthase component II, yielding MRVLMIDNYDSFTYNLVQYLQMLSADVAVRRNDEISLEDIRRAKPDAIVISPGPCTPKEAGISVDVIREFYREIPILGVCLGHQSIGYAFGARIVRAKRLMHGKTSQITHTGEGIFEGLKNPFTAVRYHSLVIDKSTLPEVLKITAWSEDDEIMGIQHVEYPLFGVQFHPESVLSEEGMKLLENFLRIAKERVLV
- a CDS encoding flippase-like domain-containing protein, producing MYRSILYGILLTLLFVGGSLVYIVKKTFTKDFFNVLIHADKKYMLLSLLFMFLYHSFDNIRLFVLSRAMKLRYSFLYGYMVSFINTFGATITPAHMGGEFMSMYTLSRKGGKLHKVMSIVTMKTITGMTFFILALPYAFIYLYKNPSHGVRIIYILFFFLSLGLILYSLFRLLFNRKTAQNQKFMQRLIYTFKKYLVVSKIFLRDKKGSILIASISSVLLYISFLASGAFLLKSFNPEPKLLNLIEHQLMLLYAIFISPTPGGSGVGEVGALYAFEPFLELSLLGGFSLLWRFITQYLSAIIGGFLLAFLLIKDAKRFKDA